The following proteins are encoded in a genomic region of Enterocloster clostridioformis:
- the feoB gene encoding ferrous iron transport protein B: MSGHARANGTDTYGSVILGDSREKKLDSSKQHEDDRTPITVGFVGNPNCGKTTLFNAFTGAKLKVANWPGVTVERVEGETSYKGRPIKVIDLPGIYSLTSYTIEEKVTRKCIEDGGVDVIINVVDASSLERNLYLTMQLIELKKPVILALNMMDIVEERGMEIDMHRLPEMLGEIPVVPVSARKRTGLDVLMHAVVHHYEEGPQGVVIRYSQEAEEKIRLIEEALFKKYGEMDNMRWHAIKFLEFDQVVIDDHPLDDVSRILPRNYEKQIINEKYDYIEEVIKECLFNKDEKAATTDRVDRLMTHPVWGIPVFLGIMALVFFLTFTVGDFLKEYFQMGLDMFSGAVLSLLTSVHAAQWITSLIVDGIIAGVGGILTFLPNIFILFLALAFLEDSGYMARVAYVMNETMGMVGLSGKAFLPMLLGFGCTVPAVMATRALESVKDRRRTILITPFMSCSARLPIYVLFSEMFFPDRALIVAYSLYIIGLCMAILVAFIVHIHGKNDSAQNALLIELPEYKTPNGRTVAIYVWDKVKDYLSKAGTTIFIASIVLWFVLNLGPEGFVSDVSDSFAAVIGHVLVPVLRPAGLGQWQVAVALISGLSAKEVVVSSFSVLYGINNVNSAAGMTALSSQLAMAGFGGVNAYALMIFCLLYSPCIAAVATIKRETGSWRWTIGMVLFQLAVAWAGAMLVFQLGSLIF, from the coding sequence ATGAGCGGACATGCAAGGGCAAATGGTACGGATACATACGGCAGTGTGATTCTGGGAGACAGCAGGGAGAAGAAGCTGGATTCTTCAAAGCAGCATGAGGATGACAGGACGCCGATTACAGTTGGATTTGTGGGCAATCCCAACTGCGGCAAGACCACGTTGTTTAACGCCTTTACCGGCGCTAAGCTTAAGGTGGCAAACTGGCCCGGTGTTACGGTGGAGCGGGTGGAAGGAGAGACCAGCTATAAAGGGCGTCCCATCAAGGTCATTGACCTGCCGGGCATCTACAGCCTTACCTCCTATACCATAGAGGAAAAGGTTACCCGCAAATGCATTGAGGACGGCGGCGTGGATGTCATCATCAATGTGGTGGATGCGTCTTCCCTGGAGAGAAACCTGTATCTGACCATGCAGCTCATTGAGCTTAAGAAGCCGGTAATCCTGGCTTTGAATATGATGGATATTGTGGAAGAACGGGGCATGGAGATAGATATGCACCGTCTGCCCGAGATGCTGGGTGAGATACCCGTAGTCCCCGTATCAGCCAGGAAACGGACAGGACTGGATGTGTTGATGCACGCAGTGGTCCACCACTATGAGGAGGGGCCTCAGGGTGTGGTTATACGCTACAGCCAGGAGGCGGAGGAAAAAATCAGGCTGATTGAGGAAGCGCTGTTTAAAAAGTACGGTGAGATGGATAACATGCGCTGGCATGCCATTAAGTTCCTGGAGTTTGACCAGGTGGTGATTGACGATCATCCCCTGGACGATGTGAGCCGGATTCTTCCGCGCAATTATGAAAAACAAATCATCAACGAGAAGTATGACTATATAGAAGAGGTCATAAAGGAGTGCCTGTTTAACAAGGATGAAAAGGCTGCCACCACGGACAGGGTGGACCGGCTCATGACCCATCCCGTGTGGGGTATTCCTGTGTTCTTAGGTATCATGGCTCTGGTATTTTTCCTCACGTTTACAGTGGGTGATTTTTTAAAGGAGTATTTTCAGATGGGGCTGGATATGTTTTCCGGCGCAGTCCTGTCACTTCTCACCAGTGTGCACGCGGCCCAGTGGATCACTTCCCTGATTGTGGACGGTATCATTGCGGGCGTGGGCGGCATACTTACATTCCTGCCCAATATTTTTATTCTGTTCCTGGCCCTGGCTTTCCTGGAGGACAGCGGTTATATGGCAAGAGTGGCATATGTGATGAATGAAACCATGGGCATGGTAGGATTGTCCGGCAAGGCGTTTTTGCCCATGCTTTTAGGGTTTGGCTGCACGGTTCCCGCGGTCATGGCTACCAGGGCTCTGGAGAGTGTGAAGGACAGAAGGAGGACTATATTAATCACGCCCTTTATGTCCTGCTCCGCCAGACTGCCGATTTACGTATTATTTTCGGAGATGTTTTTTCCGGACAGGGCCCTGATTGTGGCCTATTCCCTTTATATCATCGGCCTGTGTATGGCAATTCTGGTGGCATTTATCGTACATATCCATGGTAAGAATGACAGCGCCCAGAACGCTCTGCTGATAGAACTGCCTGAGTATAAGACGCCTAACGGCCGTACGGTGGCCATCTATGTATGGGATAAGGTGAAGGACTATCTCAGTAAGGCCGGAACCACGATTTTCATTGCTTCCATCGTGCTCTGGTTTGTACTAAACCTTGGTCCGGAGGGATTTGTGTCGGATGTGTCCGACAGCTTTGCGGCAGTCATCGGTCATGTTCTGGTGCCGGTGCTGAGACCGGCTGGTCTGGGGCAGTGGCAGGTGGCGGTGGCCCTTATTTCAGGTCTTTCCGCAAAGGAAGTGGTTGTCTCCAGTTTCAGCGTCCTTTACGGAATCAACAATGTAAACTCCGCTGCCGGTATGACAGCACTTTCCTCACAGCTTGCCATGGCTGGTTTTGGGGGGGTAAACGCCTATGCCCTGATGATATTCTGCCTCCTGTATTCGCCCTGTATCGCGGCAGTGGCAACCATTAAGCGGGAGACGGGTTCCTGGAGATGGACCATTGGAATGGTGCTGTTTCAGCTGGCCGTGGCCTGGGCAGGGGCCATGCTGGTATTCCAGCTGGGCAGTCTGATATTTTAA
- a CDS encoding FeoA family protein, which yields MQKKLNECEIGGRYVVSGVQVDESITRRLEALGVNEGTPVNILNKKGSGSVIIKVRGTRLALGKRLSEGITVREEQAS from the coding sequence ATGCAGAAAAAGCTGAACGAGTGTGAAATCGGCGGCCGGTATGTTGTATCGGGCGTGCAGGTGGATGAGAGTATTACCAGACGTCTTGAGGCCCTGGGGGTCAATGAGGGGACGCCGGTGAATATATTGAATAAGAAAGGCAGCGGAAGCGTTATCATCAAGGTGCGCGGGACACGTCTGGCCCTGGGAAAGCGCTTGTCTGAAGGTATTACGGTCAGGGAGGAACAGGCATCATGA
- a CDS encoding N-acetylmuramoyl-L-alanine amidase family protein, translating to MRRKRGLCLLLAASMVLGSSFTALAADKKIDTVKLSFSYSKAPESGDEIGDITVKAGSSGFEVDSAEYTNIEDQDTWTVGDIPEVKVELSAKDGYKFSYTSKSHFSLSGCNADFKKAKIYDDGQYIEVYAELKRIGGKLQGASDLEWSDTTAEWEEIEGAKSYDVKLLRDDKTVTTVSTTGTSYNFAGYFNREGDYTFRVRAISRYNNKTGEWSEDSSSLYIDEDELGRYGGSGHWEQDGTGVWYAYDTGGYPASCWKQINGAWYYFNNKGYILTGWQKLDGTWYYLNPSNGIMMTGWQAINGKWYYMNGSGEMQTGWQAINGRWYYLDGSGAMQTGWQRLGGQWYYLDPSGAMLTGWQAINGKYYYLGTNGAMYYNTWTPDGKYVDGSGAWVQ from the coding sequence ATGAGGAGAAAAAGAGGGCTATGTCTGCTGCTGGCAGCATCCATGGTATTGGGCAGTAGTTTCACGGCATTGGCAGCAGATAAGAAGATTGACACGGTGAAGCTGAGCTTTTCCTATTCAAAGGCGCCTGAGAGCGGAGATGAGATAGGGGATATTACAGTTAAGGCGGGCAGCAGCGGATTTGAAGTGGACTCTGCCGAATATACTAATATAGAGGACCAGGATACCTGGACGGTGGGAGATATACCGGAGGTAAAGGTGGAGCTGTCCGCCAAGGACGGATACAAGTTCTCCTACACATCTAAAAGCCATTTCTCTCTTTCCGGATGTAATGCGGATTTCAAGAAAGCAAAGATTTATGACGATGGCCAGTACATTGAGGTGTATGCTGAGCTAAAACGTATCGGCGGTAAGCTTCAGGGCGCGTCGGATCTGGAGTGGAGTGACACCACGGCTGAGTGGGAGGAGATTGAGGGCGCTAAGAGCTACGATGTGAAACTCCTCCGTGACGACAAGACAGTCACTACGGTCAGCACCACAGGAACCTCCTATAACTTTGCAGGCTATTTTAACCGGGAAGGAGACTATACCTTCCGTGTAAGGGCCATTTCCCGTTACAACAATAAGACAGGTGAATGGTCCGAGGATTCCAGCTCCCTGTATATTGATGAGGATGAGCTTGGCCGCTATGGCGGAAGCGGGCATTGGGAGCAGGACGGTACAGGCGTGTGGTATGCTTATGATACAGGCGGATATCCGGCATCCTGCTGGAAGCAGATTAACGGCGCATGGTATTATTTCAATAACAAGGGCTATATTCTCACCGGCTGGCAGAAGCTGGACGGAACCTGGTATTATCTGAATCCGTCCAACGGCATCATGATGACCGGCTGGCAGGCCATCAACGGCAAATGGTATTATATGAACGGCAGCGGTGAAATGCAGACCGGCTGGCAGGCCATTAATGGAAGATGGTATTATCTGGACGGCAGCGGCGCTATGCAGACCGGCTGGCAGAGGCTGGGAGGACAGTGGTATTACTTAGACCCCAGCGGCGCTATGCTCACCGGCTGGCAGGCCATCAATGGCAAGTACTACTATCTGGGCACCAACGGAGCCATGTATTATAATACATGGACGCCGGATGGAAAATATGTGGATGGTTCCGGAGCCTGGGTGCAGTAA
- the uvrB gene encoding excinuclease ABC subunit UvrB yields MQNEQKIFKLHSEYTPTGDQPQAIEALVKGFREGNQFQTLLGVTGSGKTFTMANVIEQLNKPTLVIAHNKTLAAQLYGEFKEYFPSNAVEYFVSYYDYYQPEAYVPSTDTYIEKDSSINDEIDKLRHSATAALSEREDVIIVASVSCIYGLGSPIDYKEMVISLRPGMIKDRDEVIHKLIDIQYDRNDMDFKRGTFRVRGDVLDIYPAYSDGVAYRVEFFGDEVDRISEIDSLTDETKAQLGHVAIFPASHYVVPKEKMMEATENILAELEERVTFFKSEDKLLEAQRISERTNFDVEMMRETGFCSGIENYSRHLTGGLPGEPPCTLIDYFPEDFLIIVDESHITLPQVRGMYAGDRSRKTTLVDFGFRLPSALDNRPLAFPEFESKINQMMFVSATPSAYEAEHELMRVEQIIRPTGLLDPEISVRPVEGQIDDLVSEVNKEVAARHKVLITTLTKRMAEDLTDYMREVGIRVKYLHSDIDTLERAEIIRDMRMDVFDVLVGINLLREGLDIPEITLVAILDADKEGFLRSETSLIQTIGRAARNSEGHVIMYADKVTDSMAVAIEETNRRRQIQQRYNEEHGITPTTIKKAVRDLIAISKAVNADDKHFKKDPESMDEKELKKLSKELEKKMHQAAAELNFEEAARLRDRMVEIKKMLQDM; encoded by the coding sequence GTGCAAAATGAACAAAAAATCTTCAAACTCCACTCGGAATACACCCCTACCGGCGACCAGCCGCAGGCGATAGAAGCCCTTGTCAAAGGGTTTCGGGAAGGCAACCAATTCCAGACTTTACTGGGGGTTACAGGCTCCGGAAAGACCTTTACGATGGCAAATGTGATCGAACAACTGAATAAGCCGACTTTGGTAATAGCGCACAATAAAACATTAGCGGCTCAGCTCTATGGTGAGTTCAAAGAGTATTTTCCGAGTAACGCAGTAGAATATTTTGTGTCCTACTATGACTACTACCAACCTGAAGCCTACGTCCCGTCCACGGACACCTACATTGAAAAGGATTCGTCTATTAATGATGAGATAGACAAGCTGCGCCATTCCGCCACCGCCGCCCTGTCCGAACGGGAGGATGTGATTATCGTGGCTTCCGTATCCTGTATCTACGGTCTGGGCAGTCCTATTGATTATAAGGAGATGGTTATTTCACTGAGACCCGGTATGATCAAGGACAGGGACGAGGTCATTCACAAGCTCATCGACATTCAGTATGACCGGAATGATATGGACTTTAAGCGGGGAACCTTCCGTGTGCGGGGGGATGTACTGGATATTTATCCGGCATACTCCGATGGGGTGGCCTACCGGGTGGAATTCTTTGGGGACGAGGTGGACCGGATATCGGAAATAGATTCTCTGACAGATGAAACCAAAGCTCAGCTGGGTCATGTGGCTATTTTCCCGGCATCCCATTATGTGGTGCCAAAGGAAAAAATGATGGAAGCCACAGAGAACATCCTGGCAGAGCTGGAGGAGCGCGTTACATTCTTTAAGAGTGAGGATAAGCTTCTGGAGGCCCAGCGCATATCGGAACGGACTAACTTTGATGTGGAGATGATGCGTGAGACCGGATTTTGTTCAGGCATAGAGAATTATTCCAGGCATCTGACCGGAGGCCTGCCCGGGGAACCGCCCTGTACGCTGATTGACTACTTTCCGGAAGATTTCCTGATTATTGTGGACGAGTCTCACATAACTCTTCCTCAGGTGCGCGGAATGTATGCCGGGGACCGGTCCAGAAAGACCACGCTGGTGGATTTTGGGTTCCGCCTGCCGTCTGCCCTGGATAACAGACCTCTGGCGTTTCCTGAGTTTGAGTCTAAAATCAATCAGATGATGTTTGTTTCAGCGACTCCGTCTGCTTATGAGGCAGAGCATGAGCTTATGAGAGTGGAACAAATCATACGTCCCACCGGACTTTTGGATCCGGAGATATCGGTGCGGCCTGTGGAGGGTCAGATTGACGATCTGGTTTCTGAAGTAAACAAGGAAGTGGCGGCTCGTCACAAGGTGCTTATCACCACTCTGACCAAACGGATGGCAGAGGATTTGACCGACTATATGAGAGAGGTGGGTATCCGGGTAAAATATCTTCACTCGGATATCGATACGCTGGAACGGGCTGAAATTATTCGGGATATGCGTATGGATGTGTTCGACGTCCTGGTGGGCATCAACCTGTTGAGGGAAGGACTTGATATTCCTGAAATTACACTGGTGGCTATCCTGGATGCTGATAAGGAGGGATTCCTGCGTTCGGAGACATCCCTGATTCAGACCATTGGACGTGCTGCCCGCAACAGCGAAGGCCATGTTATCATGTATGCGGACAAGGTGACGGACTCCATGGCTGTGGCGATTGAGGAGACCAACCGAAGGCGCCAGATACAGCAGAGGTACAACGAGGAACATGGAATTACTCCAACCACCATCAAGAAAGCTGTCAGGGATTTGATTGCCATATCCAAGGCTGTGAATGCAGATGATAAGCACTTTAAGAAGGATCCAGAGTCCATGGACGAGAAGGAATTAAAGAAGCTGTCAAAGGAACTGGAGAAGAAGATGCACCAGGCCGCCGCGGAGCTGAATTTCGAGGAGGCGGCAAGGCTGCGTGACAGAATGGTAGAAATCAAGAAAATGCTGCAGGATATGTAA
- a CDS encoding site-specific integrase: MLDLSLKNYVDWRVSQVMPVRSDFGYRVFLKYPDGSEKPQQKSGFKTEKEANKAREKTIAELYNGTFVVYSKVNVADFMMFWLETDLKKRTDSHETYYNYCGIVKNHIIPILGKKKMMDVTRGDIQKLFNTKADYSRPVAELVKTIMNVSFRYAVTNKVIQASPVDGIGLPKAEKTQKKPGLRTRNIDTQKTLTMEQIQVLLEKSKDTPIHMQVLFNVLMGLRRSEINGVKYSDIDYINRTLKVERQLGKVHNAAKEDFAPKTFTKQEVGLKTKSSYREIPIPDYVFEAILKERQVYEKNRNRRKREFQDLDYICCSNYGRARSKGFHCQYYKRLLSENGLPDIRWHDLRSTYCTLLLKEAFNPKAVSKLMGHAKELITMDVYADNRGIIADGVPEMEEYMREVLPNLEETELFKKELLDIVLDVTEFLPYIG; this comes from the coding sequence ATGTTAGATTTGAGTTTAAAAAATTATGTCGATTGGAGAGTGTCACAGGTAATGCCTGTGCGCTCCGACTTCGGTTACAGAGTATTTTTGAAATATCCGGACGGAAGCGAAAAACCACAGCAGAAGTCCGGATTCAAAACAGAGAAGGAGGCAAATAAGGCAAGAGAGAAGACGATTGCAGAATTATATAATGGTACGTTTGTTGTATATTCAAAGGTTAATGTTGCCGATTTTATGATGTTCTGGCTTGAAACAGATTTGAAAAAACGCACAGACAGCCATGAAACTTATTATAATTATTGCGGAATAGTAAAGAATCACATTATTCCCATTCTGGGTAAGAAAAAAATGATGGATGTTACCCGTGGAGACATTCAAAAGTTGTTTAATACCAAGGCAGACTATTCGAGGCCGGTAGCAGAGCTGGTAAAAACAATCATGAATGTCTCTTTTCGTTATGCGGTAACGAACAAAGTAATCCAGGCCAGCCCGGTGGATGGGATAGGGCTTCCCAAAGCAGAAAAGACGCAGAAGAAACCAGGTCTCAGAACCCGAAATATCGACACGCAGAAAACGCTGACGATGGAGCAGATACAGGTTTTGCTGGAAAAAAGTAAAGATACGCCGATTCACATGCAGGTGCTGTTTAATGTGCTTATGGGGCTTCGCAGATCCGAGATCAATGGTGTCAAATATTCAGACATTGATTATATCAACCGCACCTTAAAGGTAGAACGCCAGCTAGGGAAAGTACATAACGCAGCAAAAGAAGACTTTGCTCCAAAAACTTTTACAAAGCAGGAGGTAGGGTTAAAGACAAAATCCAGTTACAGAGAAATTCCGATTCCTGATTATGTCTTTGAGGCAATCTTAAAAGAACGCCAGGTGTATGAGAAAAACAGAAACCGCAGAAAGAGAGAGTTTCAGGATCTGGACTATATTTGTTGTTCCAACTATGGAAGAGCAAGGAGTAAAGGATTTCATTGCCAGTATTATAAACGGCTCCTTTCTGAAAATGGCTTACCAGACATTCGCTGGCATGATTTGCGCAGCACCTATTGTACACTCCTGCTGAAAGAGGCATTTAATCCAAAGGCGGTATCAAAACTCATGGGACATGCCAAAGAACTTATAACAATGGACGTTTATGCGGATAATAGAGGTATCATAGCAGATGGCGTACCAGAAATGGAAGAGTATATGAGAGAAGTATTACCGAACCTGGAAGAAACAGAGCTTTTTAAAAAGGAACTGCTGGATATCGTGTTGGATGTAACAGAATTTCTCCCATACATAGGATAA